One window of the Leptospira broomii serovar Hurstbridge str. 5399 genome contains the following:
- a CDS encoding DUF5343 domain-containing protein: protein MLTKKYINSVKNVPAIMKKIIEGTAPEKFTTEHLKKIGFPSSNDRALIGVFKDLGFLDESGTPTQRYHNYRNTHTSRQVLGEALKEAYSEIFHINENPSGGDKPAIIGLFKSKHNVGDQVAGYMANTFLSLLDLSDITATPKSAKSKETTSEDVELVKQTELSDVPLKTSISANLRYNIEIHLPSTKDIEVYNSIFKSLRENLLNE from the coding sequence ATGCTTACAAAGAAGTATATAAATAGTGTAAAGAATGTTCCTGCAATTATGAAAAAAATAATTGAAGGAACTGCGCCAGAGAAGTTTACAACGGAGCATTTAAAAAAAATTGGTTTTCCGAGCAGTAATGATAGGGCATTAATAGGGGTTTTTAAAGATTTGGGTTTCCTGGATGAAAGTGGTACACCAACTCAGCGTTATCACAATTATCGGAATACGCATACCTCGAGACAAGTGTTAGGCGAAGCTTTAAAAGAGGCCTACTCTGAAATATTTCATATAAATGAAAATCCTTCCGGAGGTGATAAACCTGCTATAATTGGGCTATTCAAGTCAAAACACAATGTTGGTGATCAAGTAGCCGGTTATATGGCTAACACTTTTCTTTCTTTGCTCGATCTTTCTGATATTACAGCAACTCCCAAAAGTGCAAAATCAAAGGAAACTACAAGTGAAGATGTAGAGCTCGTGAAGCAAACAGAGCTTTCTGATGTTCCATTAAAAACCTCTATATCTGCAAATCTTCGATATAATATAGAAATTCACTTACCATCGACAAAAGATATTGAAGTATATAATTCAATATTCAAATCACTAAGAGAGAATCTTCTTAATGAATAA
- a CDS encoding Swt1 family HEPN domain-containing protein, translating into MNKRVNIREWLFRALMFEAESEKFKLAGIRVGSDTEQSEKSLWEEALSPFPVSTRNESLRMSRIYALTNCFENSVRDLIKERLTEKFDVDWWEKGVPKTVRDFASKRQQDAKDNSWLEGDHSELIEFTEFGHLSDIIVHNWEDFKDLIPTQHWLKQRMDELEKARNFVAHNRLLLPSEFRRIEQYINDWNKQIGF; encoded by the coding sequence ATGAATAAGAGAGTAAATATACGTGAATGGCTTTTTAGAGCCTTAATGTTTGAGGCTGAATCTGAGAAATTCAAATTAGCGGGAATAAGAGTCGGTTCTGATACTGAACAGTCAGAAAAGTCGTTATGGGAAGAAGCCCTTTCGCCTTTCCCTGTCAGCACACGAAATGAATCCTTAAGAATGTCTCGAATTTATGCTCTTACGAACTGTTTCGAAAATTCAGTAAGAGACTTAATTAAAGAAAGACTAACTGAAAAATTTGATGTTGACTGGTGGGAAAAAGGGGTTCCAAAAACAGTTCGAGATTTTGCTTCTAAAAGACAACAAGACGCAAAAGATAATTCCTGGTTAGAAGGAGATCATTCTGAATTAATTGAGTTCACAGAATTCGGACATCTATCGGATATAATTGTTCATAATTGGGAAGATTTTAAAGATTTAATTCCGACACAACATTGGTTAAAGCAACGAATGGACGAGTTGGAGAAAGCTAGAAATTTTGTAGCCCATAATAGGCTGCTTTTACCTTCAGAATTTCGGAGAATAGAACAATATATTAATGATTGGAATAAGCAGATCGGATTCTAA